The bacterium genome includes a region encoding these proteins:
- a CDS encoding ASCH domain-containing protein — translation MFAINFYPELYADALMRGRKSATIRLGDKSHKYQSGQIIWITVGRRYQVRQKLFTAIIDDVVVKKVGDLTNMDIEKENLEFRSAEDVMTLLSRIYDRVVTPMDTVTIITFSPVREAGSREEFEEIFDRWV, via the coding sequence ATGTTTGCAATCAACTTCTATCCTGAGCTTTATGCGGATGCACTTATGCGAGGGCGCAAGAGTGCGACTATCAGGCTCGGTGACAAGTCACATAAATATCAGAGTGGCCAGATCATCTGGATAACCGTTGGTCGGCGATATCAGGTGCGTCAGAAACTCTTTACGGCCATTATAGATGATGTCGTGGTCAAAAAAGTCGGCGACCTCACCAACATGGATATCGAAAAAGAGAACCTGGAGTTTCGCAGTGCTGAAGATGTAATGACCCTGCTATCGAGGATCTACGACCGCGTGGTAACTCCTATGGATACTGTGACCATCATCACATTCTCTCCAGTAAGAGAAGCCGGAAGCAGGGAAGAGTTCGAAGAGATATTTGACCGCTGGGTCTAA
- a CDS encoding DUF3343 domain-containing protein: MNYAVITFHNSSGAFRAESVLKAAGLECKLIPTPRKLASDCGVALRFDILSTNDVKSVIERENIHIMVLQPMPA; encoded by the coding sequence ATGAACTATGCAGTTATTACATTCCACAACTCATCGGGAGCATTTCGGGCAGAGAGCGTGCTCAAGGCAGCCGGCTTGGAGTGTAAACTGATCCCGACACCACGCAAACTGGCCAGTGATTGTGGGGTGGCGCTTCGCTTTGACATCCTCAGCACTAATGATGTGAAAAGCGTGATTGAGAGGGAAAATATACATATTATGGTGCTGCAACCTATGCCTGCTTGA
- a CDS encoding glycoside hydrolase family 2 codes for MKVLKKVVTPLVFCCLFVATMCQANNVDLSYPRPDFRRSEWTSLDGKWDFAFDDKDAGLNEKWFAGHHFNRKINVPYPYQAKLSGIGETEHHKVVWYSRSFNVPEKFSGKHVRLNFGAVDYAVTVWINGKEAGKDEGGYVPMSFDITPFLKDGDNQVVVRVFDDPYDPAQPRGKQRPSGQNRWHYTHITGIWQPVWLEAVPGSAIESFKVTPRIEPRGADIAVNVSGGDEVRVTVLHNGRKVTSVLAPVNSSKAQISLSMPDAQLWSPENPVLYDIDLELLQHGMLVDKVQSYFGIRAIGIDGNKILLNNKPIWLNMALVQGYWPDGLLTPPSPEDFVKDIEWCKELGLNGIRMHQKVEDPRFLYLCDKMGLLVWGEMANAAEGHFSLRAVQIANAIWERTIKRDYNHPCIMAWTYCNEGWMHQKEDAAEALQYVKAYRLLKQLDPTRPVVDNSGCLHVKTDIFDVHGHGNKEVISWMRGEGGPEWPYNYQGQPFIRSEWTLNDFDKADEKWYNSYVSWVLDTAKTGMLCGQCYVQLNDIETECNGYMTYDRKWKVDVKRIADIHAEATQIYEAGLKQ; via the coding sequence ATGAAAGTGCTAAAAAAAGTGGTCACCCCTTTAGTGTTTTGCTGCCTATTTGTTGCCACCATGTGCCAGGCAAACAATGTTGATTTAAGCTATCCCCGTCCTGATTTTCGACGCAGTGAATGGACAAGTCTAGATGGCAAATGGGACTTTGCATTCGATGACAAAGATGCAGGCTTGAACGAAAAATGGTTTGCTGGGCATCACTTCAACCGCAAAATCAACGTTCCCTATCCTTATCAAGCAAAACTATCCGGTATCGGTGAGACTGAGCATCACAAAGTTGTATGGTATTCGCGCAGCTTTAACGTCCCCGAAAAGTTTTCAGGCAAGCATGTTCGCCTCAATTTTGGTGCAGTGGACTATGCCGTGACAGTGTGGATCAACGGCAAAGAAGCTGGTAAGGACGAAGGTGGCTATGTGCCGATGAGCTTTGATATCACCCCGTTCTTAAAGGATGGCGATAACCAGGTAGTCGTTAGAGTGTTCGATGATCCATATGATCCTGCCCAGCCGCGTGGAAAGCAGCGGCCAAGCGGTCAGAACCGGTGGCATTACACACATATTACAGGCATATGGCAGCCGGTTTGGCTGGAGGCTGTGCCCGGCAGCGCCATAGAGTCATTCAAGGTCACACCCAGGATTGAACCACGCGGGGCTGATATTGCAGTGAATGTGTCCGGCGGTGATGAAGTCAGGGTAACCGTTTTGCATAACGGCAGGAAGGTCACAAGCGTTTTAGCGCCGGTGAACAGCTCAAAGGCGCAGATCAGTCTGTCGATGCCTGACGCTCAGCTCTGGTCACCTGAGAACCCCGTGCTCTACGACATTGATCTTGAGCTATTGCAACACGGGATGCTTGTCGATAAGGTGCAGTCCTATTTTGGGATTCGCGCCATAGGCATTGACGGAAACAAAATTTTGCTCAACAACAAGCCGATTTGGCTGAACATGGCTCTGGTGCAGGGTTATTGGCCGGACGGACTGTTAACTCCGCCTTCGCCCGAGGACTTCGTGAAAGATATCGAGTGGTGCAAGGAGCTTGGTTTGAATGGGATCAGGATGCACCAGAAGGTGGAGGATCCACGTTTCTTGTATCTGTGTGATAAGATGGGGCTGTTGGTGTGGGGTGAGATGGCAAATGCGGCTGAGGGTCATTTTTCTTTGCGAGCAGTGCAGATTGCAAATGCGATATGGGAGCGAACAATCAAGAGAGATTACAATCACCCATGCATAATGGCCTGGACCTATTGCAACGAAGGCTGGATGCACCAGAAGGAAGATGCAGCTGAGGCCTTGCAGTATGTAAAGGCATATAGGCTCTTGAAGCAACTGGATCCCACCCGGCCTGTGGTCGACAACAGTGGGTGTCTGCATGTAAAAACCGATATTTTTGACGTCCATGGGCATGGCAACAAAGAGGTTATATCCTGGATGCGCGGTGAAGGTGGGCCGGAATGGCCTTATAATTATCAGGGTCAGCCTTTTATTCGCAGCGAATGGACATTGAACGATTTCGATAAGGCTGATGAGAAATGGTATAACAGTTATGTGAGTTGGGTTCTCGACACTGCCAAAACCGGCATGCTGTGCGGTCAGTGTTATGTCCAGCTCAATGATATAGAAACTGAGTGTAACGGCTACATGACCTATGACCGCAAGTGGAAAGTCGATGTGAAGCGCATAGCCGATATACATGCCGAGGCAACCCAAATATACGAGGCGGGATTGAAGCAATAG